One window of the Magnolia sinica isolate HGM2019 chromosome 19, MsV1, whole genome shotgun sequence genome contains the following:
- the LOC131234739 gene encoding NDR1/HIN1-like protein 10 — protein MADSKQANLNGAYHGPPIPPKRDYHRPGRSSGCFCGPCCILSALFKLIFTIVVVLGIAALVIWLVLRPSKVKVHVDSATLTQFNLTNSNNLYYNLSLDIAIRNPNKQIGIYYDKLEANAYYEGQRFDYVPLPTFYQGHKNTTNLYPVFTGQAAIPFQSSDVVVFNRENGDGLFSIKVKIYARIRFKIGSIKTNRYKPDFECELRVPLMTSGSSSAVGFTRTKCEIDF, from the coding sequence GCCTACCATGGCCCACCCATCCCTCCTAAACGAGATTATCACCGACCTGGTCGATCGAGTGGATGCTTCTGCGGCCCATGCTGCATACTAAGCGCCTTGTTCAAGCTCATCTTCACCATCGTCGTCGTCCTTGGCATAGCTGCCCTCGTTATCTGGCTTGTTCTCCGCCCTTCAAAGGTGAAAGTGCATGTCGACAGCGCCACGCTTACTCAGTTCAACCTCACTAACAGCAATAATCTCTATTACAACCTTTCTCTAGACATAGCTATAAGGAACCCCAACAAGCAAATTGGCATTTACTACGATAAGCTCGAAGCTAACGCTTACTACGAAGGACAGCGGTTTGATTACGTGCCTCTGCCGACTTTCTATCAAGGCCATAAGAACACAACCAATCTCTATCCAGTTTTCACCGGGCAAGCTGCTATTCCGTTCCAGAGTTCTGATGTTGTGGTTTTCAATAGGGAGAATGGAGACGGGCTTTTCTCCATTAAGGTTAAGATCTATGCAAGGATTAGGTTTAAGATTGGATCAATCAAGACTAATCGCTACAAGCCGGATTTCGAGTGCGAGTTGAGGGTCCCTTTAATGACGAGCGGCAGCTCCTCTGCTGTCGGATTTACTAGGACGAAGTGCGAAATCGATTTCTGA